The Deinococcus aerolatus DNA window CGCTGGTGCGCCTGGTCAGCCGCTTCGAGGCGCGGGGCAAACTCCGATCCGGCCGTTGAGCACGGACCAGCCGCGTTCTTTTGATACCTGACCTGGTGACAAGGAAGGTTTTATGACAACAGTGTCCGTTTCCACTGCCACCGTCTCACCGCTGGGGCCGCACCTAGGCTTCATCCGTTCACAGTTTCCTGCCCTGGACAGTCCCCGGGCCTTTCTCGACAATGCGGGCGGCTCTCCGGTGTTGCGCGGCGTGGCCGAACGGGTCAGCGCCTACCTGCTGAGCACCAGCGTGCAGCCCGGAGCCACTGACGCGGTGTCGCAGGAGGCCAGCGCCCGTGTCGCGGCGGACTTAGGAGCTGGCATGGCGCGCCTGTCATGAGCCTGATCATCAGCGGCGGCACCGTCGTCACGGCGGAGGGCCAGTTTCAGGCCGACGTTCGCGTCGACGGCGGCCAGATCACGGCGGTGGGACGCAGTCTGGCGCAGGCGGACGATGAGATCATCGACGCGGCCGGCCGGCACATCCTGCCGGGCGGCATCGACGTCCACACCCACCTGTCGATGCCGTCAATGGGCACGGTGACCTGCGACGATTACTACACGGGTCAGGTTGCGGCGGTGATGGGCGGCACCACCACGCATCTCGATTTCTGCATTCAGCCGAAGGGCAGCAGCCTGAGAGCAGCGCTCGACACCTGGCACGGCCGGGCCAGGGGACAGGCGGTGATCGACTACGGCTTTCACGTGGCCGTGACCGACCCATTGCCCGGGGTGCTCGACGAGATTGCCACGCTGCCGGACCAGGGCGTCACGTCCATCAAACTGTTTCTGGCGTACAAGGACACCCTGCAGGTCGACGACACGGCGCTGTTCCGCTGTCTGGAGCGGGCGCGCGACGCGGGCGTACTGACGCTGGTGCATGCCGAGAACGGCGACGCCATCGAGGTGCTGATGGCCGAGGCCGTGGCGCGGGGCGAGACGGCCCCGAAGTACCACGCCCTGACCCGCCCCCCGGAACTGGAGGCCGAGGCCACGGGACGGGCCGTCGCGCTGGCCGAGGTGCTGGGCGCGCCGCTGTACATCGTTCATTTGAGCTGCCGCCCAGCGCTGGCGCGGGTGCGCGAGGCCCAGGCGCGGGGGGCGCGCGTGACCGCCGAGACCTGCACCCAGTATTTCTTCTTCACCAGGGACGATCTGGACCGGCCTGGTTTTGAAGGCGCCAAGTGGGTGTGCAGCCCGCCGCCCCGCGAGAAGGAGGACCAGCGTGCACTGTGGGCAGCGGTGGCAGACGGCACGCTCAGCGTGATCAGCACCGACCACTGTCCCTTCCGGTTCGACAGTCAGAAAATCCTGGGCCGGGACAACTTCACCCTGATTCCCAACGGTGTCCCTGGCATCGAGGAACGTCTGATGGTCCTGCACCAGGCCGGCGTGCGCGGGGGACATTTCAGCCTGGAACGTTTC harbors:
- the hydA gene encoding dihydropyrimidinase, encoding MSLIISGGTVVTAEGQFQADVRVDGGQITAVGRSLAQADDEIIDAAGRHILPGGIDVHTHLSMPSMGTVTCDDYYTGQVAAVMGGTTTHLDFCIQPKGSSLRAALDTWHGRARGQAVIDYGFHVAVTDPLPGVLDEIATLPDQGVTSIKLFLAYKDTLQVDDTALFRCLERARDAGVLTLVHAENGDAIEVLMAEAVARGETAPKYHALTRPPELEAEATGRAVALAEVLGAPLYIVHLSCRPALARVREAQARGARVTAETCTQYFFFTRDDLDRPGFEGAKWVCSPPPREKEDQRALWAAVADGTLSVISTDHCPFRFDSQKILGRDNFTLIPNGVPGIEERLMVLHQAGVRGGHFSLERFVALTATNPARSFGLGGVKGSVAPGYDADLALWDLARPHTITAATNHSAVDYSLYEGMAVQGRPVTVLIRGQTVMHEGRLLAERGSGQFLHRQRI